Part of the Bombina bombina isolate aBomBom1 chromosome 8, aBomBom1.pri, whole genome shotgun sequence genome is shown below.
tccaacctcatcaggcattataggaggagtctcagatcccttgccgtgtattctccaacctcatcaggtattataggaagagtctcagatcccttgccgtgtattctacaacctcatcaggcattataggaggagtctcagatcccttgccgtgtattctccaacgtcatcaggcattataggaagagtctcagatcccttgccgtgtattctccaacctcatcaggtattatagaaggagtctcagatcccttgccgtgtattctccatcctcatcaggcattataggaggagtctcagatcccttgccgtgtattctccaacctcatcaggcattataggaggagtctcagatcccttgccgtgtattctccaacctcatcaggcattataggagaagtctcagatcccttgccgtgtattctccaacctcatcaggcattataggaggagtctcagatcccttgccgtgtattatccaacctcatcaggcattataggaggagtctcagatcccttgccgtgtatccaacctcatcaggcattataggaggagtctcagatcccttgccgtgtattctccaacctcatcaggtattataggagaagtctcagatcccttgccgtgtattctccaacctcatcaggcattataggaggagtctcagatcccttgccgtgtattctccaacctcatcaggtattataggaggagtctcagatcccttgccgtgtattctccaacctcatcaggtatTATAGGAGGAGTCTCCTATAATAACAAAAGATCAAATGGTTAAGCAATAAAATcgcattttcacagccttctttgctcatatttaccaagggtgccaatattagtagagagcactgtatattacaaaaatgcttctatttaaaacagaaatgcttccatgtggattccaattttggctggaatgtccctttaacaaaggcgaTTTTGCAGAGAAACAAAATAACTGGCTAAgagcagtttaatttttttgtgtaCAGTATCCAGTCAGTTCCGAAATAATCCCCATACAATTACATAAAGGCAACGTTAGCACAGCCCGACACGCTCACTTTACTGTTTATCTATCCACAGGTGCTGAAAATCTATATTACGTGCCTGTTGTTGACGAAGGCGAGGAGAGTGACAGCTTTGATGTTCAGAAGGTGAAAATCATGTCAGGTGAGCAATAACCAGTTATTTACTGCTGTGGTTCACATGTTTGTATGTTAGAGACCTAGTAAAAAGTCTCATGGTCCTATTGAATGGTATTATTATTGCATAAGAGAGTTCTTTGTATCACAGTGACCAGCTGCAAGGAACACATTAAGTTGCCCCTGTTCCAGTCCGTTGTGTTATATATGAATCTCAGCGTGGCTTTCGGCTATATCAGTCCTTTACTACACGCACAGCTGTTTGGCGCAATTAGGCCGCCCAATTTACAGATAAAATATAAGTGGAAAATCTTGTGAAAAACATTTAATGAAGAGGCAACCAAAGCAAAAGTAAGATATGCCGGCTAATTATTGTAATATTGATGACGCTGCAGGTTTTTTCACTTAACCATTTATCTCCTACATGACGTGTACAATTAATACGTTTATGTCATTTAGTAGTTAATATATTGGAACATGCAAGCCTTCATTGCAAACCTTGATTAACAAGTTGATGATTGTGTTTGAGTTGTGTAAAATTTTCATAGCTATAAAATGTGGTTTaagttataacttttattaaattaaagcagttttacTTCTTGACGTGTGAAATAAAAAAGGCCTTTGAGATGCGCAACTGATAAATTCAATAACATCCTGCGGGAGTTTTCTGATGGGTTGCAATATCGCTGTTGGATTCTCTCAGCACAAATATCGGTGTAATGAAGTTCACTTTCTGATAAATTTTAATCGCTTTAAAACTTGCAAAGGTGCTTTACACAGTTCGTTTCGATTGCTGGAATAGTCTCGTAGGATTTATGTCAGTTCTTTGAATTGTACATGAAGCTCATTACTTTGCATCTGGCATCGAAGGTGTTAACACTACCCCTGAGGACCACAATAACATCAGACTGAAATAGTTAACTTGCAATATCCTTGCACAGTGGCGTAACTACAGGGTCGTCCTACAAACCCCTTTTTTGATACCTAATTTGGTATTTCGTGTGCAAACAGTATTCCTAAAGCGCACTgcataaacaattacatttttgcgTAGGAAAGACACTGCGTTTCTGTACATCATTCTAACCATTTAATGGTTGGTCATGACCCCAAATCGCTTGATGTCCTTACACCTCCCCAATAAATGAATCAAAATCATGCTTTTTTGGGGGAGGGGGGGCCCTTCATGTTTTCTTGCactggggccctgaggtttctagttacgctctGTCCTTACACCAAGATGACACTGGCATTGGGGTCTTTGTGTGCGTGAGATCACCAGACATAACTGTTTCAGTTCCTCCCACATATTGtcctaaaaatctaaatatatgttctatttaaactTTGTAACAGTTTTAATGTGTCTGTTTAACTGATTTCTTCAGTCACTTTTTTAGTGTTATAGATATATGGCACAGCAGGTAGCCACAAATTTGTATCCGTACCCCCTAAGTGATCTGATTGGTGCTAAAGGATAATTCACAGTTATGATGTCATATGTCACTTATGGAATGCAATTCAGTTATGCATATGAAGTATTCAAATCTAAATGTtaaattataatttctgctaggtttTTGTTAATAAAGCATCAATATAACTGCATATGAAGTCCTGTTTTTATTGGTTTAATATATGTtccttatttgtattatttatgtaACATCATCAGTTTTTTCAGACATATGTACCTGTTATTTGAATatatagtttctaatttttctgtTCAGGTTTCCTGTTTTTGACCTTGGTACAATTCTCAAGCAGACTTACGTTTATTTAATTCTAGTGAATCTATTTACAGTTGTCTTGTTCCAACAGATGGATACCTGACATGGAACGATTCTGGGAAACCTGTTTATCTCAGCCCTGTAGATGATATGGAGACTGACTCCCCTGTTACCCAGAATTATCAGGAACACGTTGAACAAAATACCCCAATCAACAATTTGAAGAAAATTGTAAAAGTTATAGCTAAGGAATCAAGCTTCCATGAAGAACAAAACCTGACACAGCGTCATATGATAAAGCAGAGAGAGGCTGCGGACACAGAGTACGGGATCATTTATGCTAAGTCAGAGAGCAACGCTGCTCAGATAAACAACAAGGGCTTGTCGGAGATCTGGTATAATTGTATTGAAAGTGATAAAACTGGAAATAGTGAATCAGAAAGTCATTCATTAGCCAAGGATCATGGGCTTTACACCGGAAAGATCTTTGAATGTTATGAATGCGGTCAGTATTTTAGCAACAACTCGAATCTTGCTGCACATATGAGGACGCACACTAGAGACAAGTTGTTTGTGTGTCCTCACTGCGGAAAAGGCTTTAACCGGAATTCAGGCCTCACTCAGCATCTGAAAATTCATAGTGGAGAGAAACCTCATGCATGTTCCGAGTGCGGCAAGTGTTTTACACACAAAGTAAATCTCAACACACATAAGAGAACTCACACCGGTGAAAGGCCGTTTTCATGCTCAGAATGTGGCAAATCTTTCAGCCGCTCGTATATACTTAGGagacataaaaagaaaaaacatttgcatGTCTCCAGCTCTCCCCCCTCAGCCCAGAATGTGGCAAATGTTTCAGCTGATTATATCCATTCAGCCGCTCATCTGTTCTTGTGAACCATAAGGAGGAGAAAACCATTTACATTTCTCAGCTTCTGCTCCAGAAAAAAACTGTGACTTTCCGCCTCTGAAGATGATTTTTTACACTAAGGTGCAGATCTGTATGTACCCTTATACTGCTCCCATTAAAGGTATAATAATTATAACTTGCAACATACAGAACATAACACAGTGCAATGACCAATAAGAAATCAGATCTGTATGTACCCTTATACTGCTCCCATTAAAGGTATAATAATTATAACTTGCAACATACAGAACATAACACAGTGCAATGACCAATAAGAAAGCAGATCTGTATGTACTCTTATACTGCTCCCATTAAAGGTATAATAATTATAACTTGCAACATACAGAACATAACACAGTGCAATGACCAATAAGAAAGCAGATCTGTATGTACCCTTATACTGCTCCCATTAAAGGTATAATAATTATAACTTGCAACATACAGAACATAACACAGTGCAATGACCAATAAGAAATCAGATCTGTATGTACCCTTATACTGCTCCCATTAAAGGTATAATAATTATAACTTGCAACATACAGAACATAACACAGTGCAATGACCAATAAGAAAGCAGATCTGTATGTACTCTTATACTGCTCCCATTAAAGGTATAATAATTATAACTTGCAACATACAGAACATAACACAGTGCAATGACCAATAAGAAAGCAGATCTGTATGTACTCTTATACTGCTCCCATTAAAGGTATAATAATTATAACTTGCAACATACAGAACATAACACAGTGCAATGACCAATAAGAAAGCAGATCTGTATGTACTCTTATACTGCTCCCATTAAAGGTATAATAATTATAACTTGCAACATAAAGAACATAACACAGTGCAATGACCAATAAGAAATCAGATCTGTATGTACTCTTATACTGCTCAATGCAGCCATTAAAGGTATAATAATTATAACTTGCAACATAAAGAACATAACACAGTGCAATGACCAATAAGAAAGCAGATCTGTATGTACTCTTATACTGCTCCCATTAAAGGTATAATAATTATAACTTGCAACATACAGAACATAACACAGTGCAATGACCAATAAGAAAGCAGATCTGTATGTACTCTTATACTGCTCCCATTAAAGGTATAATAATTATAACTTGCAACATACAGAACATAACACAGTGCAATGACCAATAAGAAAGCAGATCTGTATGTACTCTTATACTGCTCAATGCAGCCATTAAAGGTATAATAATTATAACTTGCAACATAAAGAACATAACACAGTGCAATGACCAATAAGAAAGCAGATCTGTATGTACCCTTATACTGCTCCCATTAAAGGTATAATAATTATAACTTGCAACATAAAGAACATAACACAGTGCAATGACCAATAAGAAAGCAGATCTGTATGTACTCTTATACTGCTCCCATTAAAGGTATAATAATTATAACTTGCAACATAAAGAACATAACACAGTGCAATGACCAATAAGAAAGCAGATCTGTATGTACTCTTATACTGCTCCCATTAAAGGTATAATAATTATAACTTGCAACATAAAGAACATAACACAGTGCAATGACCAATAAGAAAGCAGATCTGTATGTACCCTTATACTGCTCCCATTAAAGGTATAATAATTATAACTTGCAACATAAAGAACATAACACAGTGCAATGACCAATAAGAAAGCAGATCTGTATGTACTCTTATACTGCTCCCATTAAAGGTATAATAATTATAACTTGCAACATAAAGAACATAACACAGTGCAATGACCAATAAGAAAGCAGATCTGTATGTACTCTTATACTGCTCCCATTAAAGGTATAATAATTATAACTTGCAACATAAAGAACATAACACAGTGCAATGACCAATAAGAAAGCAGATCTGTATGTACCCTTATACTGCTCCCATTAAAGGTATAATAATTATAACTTGCAACATAAAGAACATAACACAGTGCAATGACCAATAAGAAAGCAGATCTGTATGTACTCTTATACTGCTCCCATTAAAGGTATAATAATTATAACTTGCAACATACAGAACATAACACAGTGCAATGACCAATAAGAAAGCAGATCTGTATGTACCCTTATACTGCTCCCATTAAAGGTATAATAATTATAACTTGCAACATAAAGAACATAACACAGTGCAATGACCAATAAGAAAGCAGATCTGTATGTACTCTTATACTGCTCCCATTAAAGGTATAATAATTATAACTTGCAACATACAGAACATAACACAGTGCAATGACCAATAAGAAAGCAGATCTGTATGTACTCTTATACTGCTCAGTGCAGCCATTAAAGGTATAATAATTATAACTTGCAACATAAAGAACATAACACAGTGCAATGACCAATAAGAAAGCAGATCTGTATGTACTCTTATACTGCTCAATGCAGCCATTAAAGGTATAATAATTATAACTTGCAACATAAAGAACATAACACAGTGCAATGACCAATAAGAAATCAGATCTGTATGTACTCTTATACTGCTCCCATTAAAGGTATAATAATTATAACTTGCAACATAAAGAACATAACACAGTGCAATGACCAATAAGAAAGCAGATCTGTATGTACTCTTATACTGCTCCCATTAAAGGTATAATAATTATAACTTGCAGCATAAAGAACATAACACAGTGCAATGACCAATAAGAAAGCAGAGCTGAAGAAGCCAACATAAAGGAGCCAATCAGTGTCCACAGTCACCATATAGTGGCCAGTAATATCCAGTGCTTGTCACAGAGATTAGCATTATGCAGCCTTTCTCAGTGTATTATCTTAttacaattatttttcatttaaatttcATTATATTGACTCACTGTGGTCTCTCCTTacgtttttgttttcctttttatctttttgtaatttTCAGTTTGATCTTATATTAACTAATTTACTCTCTTTATTCCACTTAAGTTTTCTCCGTAttccattttattatttattttctatgtaactttttttcttacctccgTGGTGCAATTCTCCTTGGTAGCAGCCGCTATCTTAAGCTGCACGTGCACACTCTTCTTCATCCCCGCCCTTTTTTCCCGCATTCTGAGTGACAGTAAGAAGTCACCCCCCCCCCGTTAACTCCACTATATCCAACCCTCTGTTTTTTTTATTGCAGCCACTTGGTGTctctattttattatgttttccTTTACATACTGGTTTTCAGTTTCTCACTTTGTTTAATATTAGTTatacttttattacattttcatttctTTCCCTTTTATGTATTTTAgacaattaaattattatttattaaaatttactctttttttttttactttttggtctGTATTTTTTATGCCAACAAGAAAGCAATTGTATGAGCAGTTAGTCAGTGCATGATATTATTTCCCATattcggagttctgctgactttcatcactataagttcatcttgaactcttactattctgcccttaatcacTTCTCcattcttatctctactctttcttcaaacccaaaatgtctgttctccacattcaatactcttatCCGCccacccccaacctcccaccaccaacttttctctcagcccatgattttgccagctacttcaacaacaaaatcgactccatcagaaatgaaatcagctctcaacatactactggtctccctccccctcaaaagctcacaatcatccaaaacccacatagccataaatttagctcttttgcccccgTTACAAAGGATGTAGTTTATGCCCTTATagtatcctctcacctcactacctgttccctcgaccccatcccctcacaactactcccctccctctcttctacccttacccctatactcacacacatcttcaacctctccctcagcactggtatagttcccacatctcttaaacatgcattagtcacacctatcctcataaaaccttctctcgatccaacctccctatctaactaccgccctatttccctactacctcttgcctcaaagcttcttgaaaagctagtatatgcacatctatcccatttccttacattaaactcccttcttggcccactgcaatctggatttcgcccccttcactcaacagagacagcaattgttaaggttactaacaacctacttacaacaaaatcaaaaggccacttctctctacttatcctccttgatctgtctgcagcctttgatactgtcgaccaccctcttttgctccataccctccaatccttcggcatctgtgacacagctctctcttggttctcttcctatatgtctaaccgtacctttagtgtagccttctctggggcatccactgccccgttacctctttctgttggggtaccgcaaggctctgtcctcggtccccttctcttctcaatctacacgtcctcaataggttccttaataaagtcccgcaggtttcattatcatttgtatgccgacgatacccaaatctacctctctgcatcaaactacctccttccttgctaacccgtgtcactaactctctctctcatatctcatcttggatgtcctctcactacctcaagctaaatctctccaaaactaagctccttatttctccaacataggtgtgtccggtccacggcgtcatccttacttgtgggatattctcttccccaacaggaaatggcaaagagcccagcaaagctggtcacatgatccctcctaggctccgcctaccccagtcattctctttgccgttgtacaggcaacatctccacggagatggcttagagttttttagtgtttaactgtagtttttattattcaatcaagagtttgttattttgaaatagtgctggtatgtactatttactcagaaacagaaaagagatgaagatttctgtttgtatgaggaaaatgattttagcaaccgtaactaaaatccatggctgttccacacaggactgttgagagcaattaacttcagttgggggaacagtgtgcagtctcttgctgcttgaggtatgacacattctaacaagacgatgtaatgctggaagctgtcattttccctatgggatccggtaagccatgtttattacgatcataaataagggcttcacaagggcttattaagactgtagactgtttctgggctaaatcgattcattattaacacatatttagc
Proteins encoded:
- the LOC128638244 gene encoding gastrula zinc finger protein XlCGF49.1-like encodes the protein MSDGYLTWNDSGKPVYLSPVDDMETDSPVTQNYQEHVEQNTPINNLKKIVKVIAKESSFHEEQNLTQRHMIKQREAADTEYGIIYAKSESNAAQINNKGLSEIWYNCIESDKTGNSESESHSLAKDHGLYTGKIFECYECGQYFSNNSNLAAHMRTHTRDKLFVCPHCGKGFNRNSGLTQHLKIHSGEKPHACSECGKCFTHKVNLNTHKRTHTGERPFSCSECGKSFSRSYILRRHKKKKHLHVSSSPPSAQNVANVSADYIHSAAHLFL